Within the Geoalkalibacter sp. genome, the region GATACATACTTGTATGCATAATTCGTGCATATAGGGAGTGACGCCATGAGGACGACCTTGAATATTGATGATGCGTTGTTGGAAAAAGCGTCGAGTTTGACCGGGATCACGGAAAAAACTTCCCTGGTCAGGCTTG harbors:
- a CDS encoding type II toxin-antitoxin system VapB family antitoxin, which encodes MRTTLNIDDALLEKASSLTGITEKTSLVRL